The Pyxidicoccus sp. MSG2 DNA segment ACATCCTGTCGGTGGCGCCGCCCAACTCGGTGGCATCCGGCATCGCCACCAACAACCTCACCGTCACCATCGCCACCTTCGCCCTGGGCATGCTGGGCGGTCTGGGCACCCTCTACATGCTGGTGAACAACGGTGTGCACATCGGCGCCATCGGCGCGCTGTGCGTCCGCGAGGGAATGACGCGAGGCTTCCTGGACTTCATCGCCGCGCACGGCCCGGTGGAGCTGTCCATCATCGTCATCGCCGGGGGCGCGGGCCTCATGGTGGGTCAGGCGCTCATCGACCCGGGCGAACTGCCGCGCGGCCAGGCCCTGGCGCTGCGGGGGCGCGAGGCCGTGAAGCTGGTGCTCGGCTGCGCGCCCTTCCTGGCCCTCATCGGCGTGGTGGAGGGCTACGTGTCCCCGGGCAGCCTCTTCCCCACCTGGGTGAAGGCGGGGCTGGGGCTGTCGCTGGGCGCCCTCTTCTGGGGCTACCTGCTGCGGGCGGGCAGCTCGGAGGCGGGGCGCACCGGGGAGCCGGCGGACAGCGCCTCCTGACGCTTGCGCGCGCGGTGCCGGAGGATCTTCTCGTAGGCCGCGTTCAGCTCGCGCATCTTCTCCGTCGAGCCGCCGCGGTCCGGGTGGCTCTCCATGGCCAGCGCGTGGTAGCGCGCGCGCACCGTCTCCTCGGTGTCCAGCGGGGATACGCCCAGCAGGCGGTACGGGTCCTGGTCCTCCAGCGCGTTCAGCCAGCGGTCCAGGCGGCCCTTCACCTCGAGGAACTGCTCGTCCTGGGCGCCGGTGTCCTTCACCGGGTGGGTCCGCACCTTCGCGTCCGCGCGGAACACCTCCGAGTAGGTGCTGGACACCCAGCGGTGACACCCGGAGCACCGGTAGTACCGCACCCGGTTCCC contains these protein-coding regions:
- a CDS encoding stage II sporulation protein M; translation: MATPLPAFVAKRRPDWDALQALLGRQKAGALKLEELRTLDTLYRRAASDLAHTQTFYPGTDAHRFLNQLCGQAYAAIYQPPRERWPAVRDFFRRDFPVTLRRELRFVGASAAVFCLGLLLGALVVLWEPRGAELLVPAGMRQYVAEGRMWTDDILSVAPPNSVASGIATNNLTVTIATFALGMLGGLGTLYMLVNNGVHIGAIGALCVREGMTRGFLDFIAAHGPVELSIIVIAGGAGLMVGQALIDPGELPRGQALALRGREAVKLVLGCAPFLALIGVVEGYVSPGSLFPTWVKAGLGLSLGALFWGYLLRAGSSEAGRTGEPADSAS
- a CDS encoding DnaJ domain-containing protein, giving the protein MSAAVANWQTLENVEVECTHCGIRMTLQPGNRVRYYRCSGCHRWVSSTYSEVFRADAKVRTHPVKDTGAQDEQFLEVKGRLDRWLNALEDQDPYRLLGVSPLDTEETVRARYHALAMESHPDRGGSTEKMRELNAAYEKILRHRARKRQEALSAGSPVRPASELPARSR